The Sorghum bicolor cultivar BTx623 chromosome 6, Sorghum_bicolor_NCBIv3, whole genome shotgun sequence genome contains the following window.
CGTGCACTGGTTTCTGGGACTGTGTGTGTCTACCTATTCCAAGTGGATTCCTGGTCACCTCATGCCCAAATGAACGGGGCTGCCATGCGATCCCTGATGCGCCCCGTGTGCACTGGGCACTGGGCAAGGAAACCAGCagtgcccgtgcccgtgcccgtgctGTTCTGCCGCGAGAGAACGTGGCAACGCGCGGCGGGGGGCACGAGCACGACGACTGTAGCGGTAGCGGAACAAGGCCTCGGCACGGCGCGCGGGCTCACGGCTCGCCAAGATCCACATTGGCTGTGCTGTTGGACCGGTTTGAGCAGCAGGTGAACGTGGCCGGCCCACTAAGGGCTCGTTCGGTTGATCCGGTTACTGGAATGATTTCAGATGGATTTGCTTCACTAATTTGCATAGTTTAGATAAGCTAGAATAGTTCCAGGGGTAAAATTATGGCAATCGAATGCAGCCTAATTGGGCTTGTGCTCGCACGGCCTAGCGTGGGCTGTACAACACGTCTGCCGGTCAAGGCTCAAGAGGGAGCCCATTTTCCATCCACACTCTTTTGCGCCTCACAAAAAACGCGGTAATTAGTGGAGTTTGTTCATGAAGACAAcgctccaatgttgatgcttaTTGTTTAGCTAGGAGCTTCGTAAACTTCTTGGTGCGAAACTGATAACTAAAGAAGGCCCATTTTCCATCCACACTTTTGCGCCTCATGAAAAACCCATTTGGTTTGTTGCTccacctaaggccttgtttgatgtagtcggattcacatcaatccacatgtgttgaggtggattggagcgaaatttaaactaaattctaCCCCAAACCACATCAACACACATGGATcgaagtgaatccgacaacatccaaacaaggcctaatagagTTTGTACCAGTTACCTGATAACTAAAGAAGGGTGAcgattttctcaaaaaaaaaaaaaaaaaaaaactggttCGACCAGTAGACAAGAGTTTTCTGGGCCGATGATGCCCAATAAGTGAGGAATATCAGAAACTGGCAGACATTCAAAAGTAATGAAAAGATATTTGAAGAATCTGGTTGCCggatttttttttattcattGCATTATCTCTCCCGTTTCGAGACACCGGAGATATTTTTAGCTGAATCCCAGAATCCCAACGGCATCCAGACATTCCTTTACGCAGGCTGTGGACGTTACCAATTCTAATTTTGGGCGTCTACAATTTCGGTGAAATCTTCGAAATATTGTATTTTTCACTTGagcctaatatatatatatatatatatatatatatatattcaaaaGAATTTAGTTAAATTCATCTTTCACTCCAATTTTATTTGATAGaatcagaaaaaaaaattaaagacaATGATGTTTCACTTATGATAAAGCTACATGACATGAGAAAAAAATGGAGTGAGTACATGTAAATTTGTCTTGAACTATAATTTCATAAAAATACATCATTATTCAGATCAATTAAAAGACTCAAAAGGTAAACGTAGTAGACAAGACTATGTCTTGAAGATCAAATCGATGTCAAACTAAAATTATCCTACTTCCtcctaaattataaattatCGAGTCAAAAACATCCGAGTAAACATTTCAAACGCGTCGCGTGGATGCGATGCAAAACAAAGTAACTGCAGTCAGTGTTACCATCTTCCTGTCGAACTCGAGCATACGATTTGTCAGACGACGGATATCGAGCGTGCCCTACGCCTGGCGCCTGCCACGTTATCGGAACTGTCTGGCTGAGCAAGCCGCCAAAACCTCACCCCATCCGTCGAGAAGGCGACGAGAACCACAGCCGGCGGGCGAGCTCCGCGATGGCACTGCGGCTCGCCGTACAGGCGCTGTCCGCAACCCTGCTGTCGCGCGCAGAAACCACGTCCCCCAGCCCCAAGCCACCGAGCAAGAGCAACAACAGCAAGCAGCAATCCCAAAGGCCAGCTggggcagccgccgccgccaccaccaccagcggGAGGCGGCTAGCAACGGCGTCGGTGGCGGCGGTCCTGGCGTCGCAGCTACTGCCGCCCGTGGCGAGCAGCGGCGCCGGCACGTTCGACCTGCGGCTGACGCTGCCGGAGAAGTCGAGCGAGGAGGCCGAGGCCGTGGTGCGGACGCACGCGCGCAACCTGCTGGGCGTGAAGCGCTTCATCGACGCCGGGGCGTGGCGGGAGCTGCAGGCGGCGCTGCGCGCCAGCGCGTCCAACCTCAAGCAGGACCTGTACGCCATCATACAGGCGAAGCCCACGGGGCAGCGCCCCGAGCTCCGCAGGCTCTACTCCGACCTCTTCAACAGCGTCACCAGCGTAAGCAGTGCTGCTCCTCGTAATCTTTTACTATCTCCGTTGCAGCCTTGCAGGTGGGCAATGGCGTCGTGGATGAATGTGCTTGCTCATCTTGTGCTCTGCTCTTGACCGCAGCTGGATTACGCCGCCAGAGACAAGGACCAGGTCCAGGTGCAGGAGCACTACGGCAACATCGTCTCCGCGCTCGATGAGATTTTCGCCAAGATCATGTAGATTTTGCTCATATATGTTTGAGAGGTTTCTTCTCACAGAACAGCTGCAGCTTCTAGGGAATGTTAACAAGAAgccgttttttttttctctcttttccaGAAACGAATTAGGAGCCGGTAAAACCATTATTCCTAGCCAAAAGAAACCTGCCAAACAGGTTGTTACATTTCTAGGATACAAAAGATGGAGCACGGATATAGAATTAGGAACTTGGATTGCGTTCACAACTTCACATGCAGGAAGAGCAACAAATGGCGACAGGCAAAAAGGATCCTTCTTGCTATGTAGCGGGTTCTTCCTAGAGAACTATTTAGCTAGTTCTTGTGAGCTTCCTCCGCTACATCTATTTAGCCTAATGTCTGAAGGAGAAACCAAAAGGAATCATAGTAGTTATTTACAGGTGCAGCAAGGCCACAAAAACTGCAGTTCCTAAAAACCCTCGCTCTTTAGCCACCAATGTTTAAGGCTAGTTGCAGGGCAGCTGAACGGTTTCAGTCACCTCTCCTTTCGCTTTCAGATAGAGAAAGCAGGGGTCCTTGGTGAATTGGTGTCGCCACTTGGTGTGCAAAATCAAACAGTACTTCTCCATATGTTCCATCCATCTACCAATAATAAAGTCCCAAAGTCTTCCTAAACTGAAGCCTGTTGGCAGTGACCTACCATCCTCTTGGCTCCTCCTTCAAATGGTTGCTTCCAATAACTTGATCCTGATAATAAGGAACATAAATTGGTCAGTAAACCAAGAACAACACAGTTGgtgcattttcaagttcaagaaaATTCATGAATGAAAGGACCTGAAATCTCAAGGTAAAATGCAGTCGTCTGTGTGGGAAAAGAGTGTTAATTGGCAAACAGCACTTCAAATTCTTACCATTGTAATGCCAGGAAGCACGAAGCTAGCAAGATTTTCATCCACTGACACGCTAAGTGGAGGCATCTTGGTTCTCAGTCCAGGCAGTTGGGTCGTGCTGTTTATAGAAGAAGCAGCTGTATTACAAAACCGAACCTTTTCAAGCATAACTCTAATCTAGTAATCTTCTTCAATAATAATTGCAAAGGCGTTTCATTagattatgcttacatttgTAGAAGATCATTAATGTTCCTTCTTGCCTGATGGAAGAGATCGAAGTTGTTATGAGGCTGCAAGGGAGAGTAAAGATAACTATAAAATAATGCTCATCATGTATTATTGGAGGAAAAAAGTAATGCTCCAGATGCTGTCTAACTAACATTGAAGGGGTTATGCTATTCTAAAAGAAATATACACATTTCTATTCGATGAGCATTTCTTGATAATATTGAATAATAGAAATGATGAATGAAAAACTGTAAACAGAGTAAAGTAACAAAAGGAGAACTATACACACCTGAAATCTCTGAATATTTATTTCTATTTGATTAAGAAGTCTATTATTTTCCTCCAGTAGATGCTGCACTGGACGATCTATCTCAGATGCTACATGATAGAAAATACAGCATTGTCATATCATATTACAAACAAGCATTGGTTAAATCTTGCCGAAGTTTAGGACTTGAATCTGTTATAGTGCACTACTGAAAACTACAAGGATCTCAAGTGCAATTTATATGACGAACAAATCAACTGATTTACAGTATCTCATTAACCAAGGATGAAACAGCGTGCTACATATTTGTATGTAGTTCCAAATACTAGCAAGTAGAAGGCTGTGTAATCCCAGACTTGTTCTAACAAGTTCCACAAACCCAAAGCTATTCTAATTCATGCTCTTGAATAGTAAACATCCGAAGTGTCAACATTTTTATCCCTTTCTGTCACTTGACACTAGAAACTGTGACAATATATACAATTATAGGCATCCAAGACTTACAGGTAAAAATTATACGCATTTAAAATTATATATTAAATATCAAGCTCCAGTGGGGTGCCTACCTGCGATAAACTTAGCAATGGAGTCAATATAAAAGTGAAATAGTTCAATCACTCCAGTATTGGCAGCAGTATATCCtctcaaatgcaaaattttCAAATGCCAGATCATAATATTTTATAATTGCACTAGACAGTTAGCAGCAGATAACAAGAAACAAAGAAGATATATGGAAGCAAACAATTAGATCCGATACTCAAGTAGTCAAGTGACCTACCAACCTCCAGATATTTGAACATTATGCGGCACAAATGAAGAGGCTCTCATGCCTGTTTGAAGAGGATGATTTGCTCCCCACGGTGCTGGCTCTACAAATTTATCCTGATAAACAACCATAATGGGCACcatttaaaaatatataaatgcaAGTGATGTATGAATAGACCCTGTAGATAACTGACATTGTATATAATGACGACAATGTATCTGTGCTCTACCCCCTAGGTGCTCCAATGATcccacaaaagaaaaaaataaaaatggacGAAAAATTCCACCAGAAACATGGATGGATAGTGATGCAATGATCTATGCTGATGCAAACTTTAAGGGTTGAATAAAACTTTgtgaaaacagaaaaaaaaactaaaaatcaGCATGCAATTGGGTCCGGTGCAGTGTTCATCTGGATCAGCAACCCACACCAAATCACATGCTGATTCTCATTTTTTTCCCTCCTTGCCCATTTTTTTTTCAACCTCAACATTTTTTCCCCTTGAGTACATCATTGTATCATCTAACCACCCatattttggtggaatttttttgtgttttttctTTATCATGGGAGCATGGAAGCACATGATACATTCTCATATACTGACTTTGACTATTTTCCACCGACTTCAAATTTGGATTTGGAAACGAGCCTTAACTTTTCGAATTGAATTATTTCAATTTTTCATATAATCAGTGGCAGTAAATATAAAGAGAACAATACAGAACAAAGTTCATCAAATAGGAAGGAATATTAATACCTTTCTTTCTTTTGTATTTCTCCCAGTATGGTGTTCTTGGGGCTTCCTTCGTCTTGTATTTACTTTCTTCTACAAGATATATCCAAATTGTTGGTAATATTAAATAAAATGAGAAAAACAGTTAGTTAGATAGAAAATGCACATTCAAGTAAAGACGGATTGGTGCAGAAATTATCTGTTATTTAGCTAGCTACTAGCTATAGTTCTGATGGAAcatcaaaataaaataaaaaatttagtTCATCACATACATCAAATGAAATAGTTACCATGCATTCATACCTTAGTTGAATTTGAATATTACAGTAACCATATCAATCAAAAGGAATATGTAAGTGAGGGTTTGTTAATTTCAGCAGCAGACCTATTGCAGCTaacaaacatatatatagaacaAAAAAGGTGGAATAATGCCAATAGTGCTTTGTTATGAAATAAGGTCATGCTGTCTTTTGATAGCCCTTCCTTTTTCTTCAGAATACAAATCAAAAGCGATAGAATAATAGACCGCAATCATACAGTGATTGCCAACTCAGGTCTCACTATGATCATGGTCCAAATGCTCAAGTCTAATAGATTGAAAACAAAGTCATCTATCATTCATGCTAGTATTAGTATATGCACACATGGTTAGTGGAATTCTATTCAGATCAACTTTCAGATGTAATAATATAAGTTTTGGCATGGCAAGTCAGAAAACAGAACAAGGAAGAAAGGAACTATGTTTGTGTATACCCAAGGAAGTGATTGATATTTATGAACATCTTGCACAAGTTGCATATATTCAGTGTTCTTACGCATTATGCATCTTAAGCGGATAGTATCCTCGTAGTCAGAAATGAAAAAAAGTGGATCCTTTTTTAAAGAAGAAATATCATTTTACAGCAGCATTTACAGGATAGAGACTGCTTACCCCTACCCACTGGCACCTCATTGCAACATCTCTTACTGTCTTGTTCGGTAACGATGCTGCTATCTTTATATACTTCATGATGCCTTGTTCATGAACATATCTGAGAGTTTTTCATGATAGTacacaaaagaaaacaaagggaAATATTTTAGCAACGCGTTAAACGGATCCAAACTTCAACAAGTGATAGAAAAACTTTGTGGCAGCATCGTTCATATAATCTGAATCCATTGGACACAGCATTAAGATAAAAAAAACAATAACGGCAAAAAAAATCTGAAAGGAACAGAATTGCAAAACAGTATGTCTGCATATGATAGTTGAGATGGCTTACTTATCCATGCCATCTCTCAGAATTTCAAGCTCAAGCTGTGTCCAATCTGCAGCCAGCGGCCCACCATATTTGAGGCTCTGCCCGGAATCAGCTGGCATATTAGATGAACCAGTGGAAACAATCACTGAAGGTGTGGTCAACATCCCCACACTGGCATCCATCCCAGTGGAACAATCCAGGTATGTTGGCATGCCTCCTGAGCCACTAGTGGCTACGGTTGTCTGAAATGAAACTACATGCTGGTTGCAGAGTGACTGGGAGAATGCCCCAAAATTCATATTAGGATCGTCTGCCATCTGTAGGCACAGTAAATTTTCGAGAACAGATTTTGGATCTTCCAGCCTAGAAGGAAGCTCAGCTCTCCCAAACAACTTAAGAAATGCCACAGTACAAGATGAGAGAGCCCTGTTAGTTACTGGTTGCACTGCATTTTTGCACAACCTGGACGAGTTTTGTGCCTACTGCTCCAAGAACCTGCACATGACATTAAATATGTCAAAGAAAGCTAACCTTCCAAACTAACAGATTTGCTTTAAGAGAGGAATCTCGAAACTTCTATGTTAAGACTGCCGGCAAAGAAAGAAGCTCAAGAaacatgaagatgaagatgtaTGTTTCAGAAACAGATTTTCTTTCACTCCACAAGTATCCAATTCAAAACCACGCTCAGTCAGTTGTGTAACTGAAAAATTTTCATAAACCAAATTTTCATAAACCGTATGAAGAACACAACACTAGAACACCAAATGATCAAATCGGTAGGCAAAATTAAGCATAACTGAGTATGCTGCATGCAAATCCTCGGAACAACAAAGGTCAGCCCATTAAAAAAAGGGCTAAATTGTGGACAGGGACCTGGCCAGCCTACACCTGCAGTTCATAAGTACTAGAAAATGACCCAGGAAAACCAAATCTAGCAGTGATAATGATTAGTACTCCAGAAAGTCAGACCTCGCCAATCAACCTTGGCCGTACAGTCTGCATGCAAGCAAAGCGCTGGCAAGGAACTGAATTTTCACACGAGGGTTCATACAAAACCCAAAACTTCGTTAACCACGCACGATTCCGGCTGGCGAGAGAAGCAATCCAAAAGAACTCTGGGAAAGGGACGCCAGCCCCGATCCTGCCGGACCAGGATCAACCAAGAAGCACGGGCGGCGACAAGAACAatcctgctcaacaaacttaccCCAGCCCAAATCCGATCTAAAATCTGCTCTCACGCCGCAGCAAGCAGGGACCGACCCCTGACGGAGAAGCCAATTGAGCTCCGGCCGGTCTGATCCTCGCCTGCCTGCGCGTTGGATCGTGTGGCGTGGCGGTGTGCTTGGTGGTGGCGCCTtggtgctggtggtggtggagtgCAGTTTGCTTCTTTAAATGGTGTGCCGCCCAGCTTTGCGCGCTCCAATGGGAGGGCCGGGGAGAGGCCAGCAGAAAAAGCGGCGGCCCCGGCGCACCAGTGAACCCCCGTATATGCCCCTCCTCCACTCCAAAAGCAGAGAGGTCGTGTGCTGATTTAACAACTTGCGCACGCAAAAAGAATCAGAGATGGCGGACGGAagggagggagaggggaggcGATCTCTGTTGGAGTTCACCGGCCGAGGTCCAGAGACCAGAGCTGCTGCTAATACGGGGTGGAAGGGGAAGCCACCGCCCACCAGCGGCAATGGCCTCCCAACAATAATTGCCACTATTGGTTTCTAGCTTCCCCCTCGTCTGCCCCTTTCCCTTCTTGGTTGGTTCCGTTCCAGCTCCCCCGTGCAGTTGTGCGGTCATGCCATGAAAGCAACATGCTcatgatttttattttttaaaatcctaactccttttctgtgtttttATGTGTAAATCTTCATAACCTGTTCAAACCAAGAGCATCAGAAGTGACTGCAAAAACTAAGAAACAGCTTCCAAATCTTTCTTGGCCCTGTTTCGTTGGGCTGCCAATCTTTCTGGATGTATGATGCGGCAGTTAGATAACTTTATTTACTCTTTATTTGCTTTTTTTTGAATTGCTACTATTCTTGTATTATATCATAAAAAGATGAAACTGCAATAAAACTTTTATTTCATGGGACCTTGACTCAAAATCCAACATTCAAAGAGATGAATACGGCATGGTAGATTTAGATTTTATCAAGGCAGCCTTAttcatttggctgataagctatgATAGAAAGTActattggctgatttattgtgagagaaaaatactatagATTTGACTGATAATCTCAAACGAACGGGCTGGCAGCTCTGCCTCTGACTTCTTATAGCTATTATCATAGAGTTATGCTAAATAGCCATCTAAAAAGTGGCTTGTTGCAGTGAGTTAAGGAGGAGTTGAAGCCTTTTTTTACTAAAAAACAGGAGCCACGAAAACATGACTTCCTCCTTATAAATTtgataaaaaatatttaaaaactaTCACTAATAGCTTCAACTCCACCAGAGAAGTTCCTCCACAAGAGTAGGAGCCCTATCAAACTAGTCCTTAGCATGGTAGTTTTAGAACTTTTTTCTATGACAAGGTGGAATTATATTAAAACTAGATATACATCTTCAAATTACACATGAAAATACCTAAAATAAAACAGTTATAATATTTTATCCTGGTTCTTTTGTTGCTTTTTTCTTAATGGATTTCTCCATGCAACCAGTATTATAGACATTAAACACTAAAGCTAAAGTGCAATCCTAATATTGAATCCAATGATAAACTCAAAATATTAGACACATTGCAAGATCCAACATTGTAGAACTAGTCGAAAACACATCTGAAATGATGAAAGAACATCAATAGTTGCACCATTGGGTACATTATATGTTTCAGATTCATCACCTCCAACCCTTGTACCATGTTAGATGCTTGATTTCCTCTCCACGACGTTAATAATGAGATCACTGACCAAAGTTTTGTGCCCTTGCAAATAATGGTCATAGATTCGTTTCATGTTGATGCAATCGGCGCTTGCAACAACGGCCTTGTCGTGGGCTTGTGGTAATCACCAAGGTATTTgaggtaacaagacctcgatcaAAAAACATTTGATTTAATGATACATTTCTTTAGCTAAACATAAGCAAAACTAAATCTAAGAGTTGCTGTAAATAAGAGATGGGTCTCCTATCTTTTTTGCCACCGGTGAACTCAAGTGAAAGGAAAAAGGAGAAGGACCCTACACAATGACGGTAAGGACGACGGCAAGAAGGGACCAGAAAAGGGGGCACGTACGGCGGCAGCTTCTGATAATATAGACATCTACTTCGTAGTTTTAGAATTTTATAGATGACAAATGCAAGTCCCATGCAAGAGTACATTATACTTAAGTACTACTCGCTACGTCTATTTAAAAGTTAGCCAACTAATAGTTACTAACTACTCCCTTCATTCCAAACTAAAAAAAAGGTTGatccaaaaaaatattttgaaccTGGTTCTTCTTGAATTTTCGTGTATTGATTTTGTACGCTTACAATTTCGAGATAGAAAGAgtaagcatctccaagagactagataaaattatattctaaactatAAGATTTAGCTATTGTGTAAACTAAAAAAATCATCCAAAGCGTAGAGTTTCACAATAGCATTTGTATAGGATAGCCAATGAGGGCGGCGTGCTATCTATGATAATTGATAAATGAAAGTTTAGGGATAACAGACTtgttattttagcaaac
Protein-coding sequences here:
- the LOC8082843 gene encoding oxygen-evolving enhancer protein 3-2, chloroplastic isoform X1 encodes the protein MALRLAVQALSATLLSRAETTSPSPKPPSKSNNSKQQSQRPAGAAAAATTTSGRRLATASVAAVLASQLLPPVASSGAGTFDLRLTLPEKSSEEAEAVVRTHARNLLGVKRFIDAGAWRELQAALRASASNLKQDLYAIIQAKPTGQRPELRRLYSDLFNSVTSLDYAARDKDQVQVQEHYGNIVSALDEIFAKIINELGAGKTIIPSQKKPAKQVVTFLGYKRWSTDIELGTWIAFTTSHAGRATNGDRQKGSFLLCSGFFLENYLASSCELPPLHLFSLMSEGETKRNHSSYLQVQQGHKNCSS
- the LOC8082843 gene encoding psbQ-like protein 3, chloroplastic isoform X2, which codes for MALRLAVQALSATLLSRAETTSPSPKPPSKSNNSKQQSQRPAGAAAAATTTSGRRLATASVAAVLASQLLPPVASSGAGTFDLRLTLPEKSSEEAEAVVRTHARNLLGVKRFIDAGAWRELQAALRASASNLKQDLYAIIQAKPTGQRPELRRLYSDLFNSVTSLDYAARDKDQVQVQEHYGNIVSALDEIFAKIM
- the LOC8082844 gene encoding uncharacterized protein LOC8082844, which translates into the protein MADDPNMNFGAFSQSLCNQHVVSFQTTVATSGSGGMPTYLDCSTGMDASVGMLTTPSVIVSTGSSNMPADSGQSLKYGGPLAADWTQLELEILRDGMDKYVHEQGIMKYIKIAASLPNKTVRDVAMRCQWVGKKVNTRRRKPQEHHTGRNTKERKDKFVEPAPWGANHPLQTGMRASSFVPHNVQISGASEIDRPVQHLLEENNRLLNQIEINIQRFQPHNNFDLFHQARRNINDLLQITTQLPGLRTKMPPLSVSVDENLASFVLPGITMDQVIGSNHLKEEPRGW